From one Paenibacillus terrae HPL-003 genomic stretch:
- the hrcA gene encoding heat-inducible transcriptional repressor HrcA: MLTERQRLILNAIIDDYIRSAEPVGSRSISKRQDVGFSPATIRNEMSDLEDQGYLEQPHTSAGRIPSHKGYRYYVDHLVPLDTLKPMETRELKAFYAEKLNAMEQVIQHASGILSHMTNYTSILLGPEVFHTSLRHFQLLPLNETTAVAIIVTNTGQVENKTVDIPPGISISEMEKVVNLLNSKLVGVPIYQLKSRLYTALGQEMEKHVSHFEDAMKVLDKALDNESDQRLYLSGATNMLNQPEFKDVEKVKHILDLLEETPTLLKLMTPVAGAPEIQVRIGTENDHEAFANCSLITATYAVDGEALGTIGILGPTRMEYARVINILGILSKDLTAMLTQRFK, from the coding sequence TTGTTAACCGAACGTCAGAGACTCATTTTGAATGCGATTATTGATGACTACATTCGTTCGGCTGAGCCAGTGGGTTCCCGCAGCATATCCAAAAGGCAGGATGTCGGATTTAGCCCCGCCACGATTCGTAATGAAATGTCGGATTTGGAGGATCAGGGCTATCTGGAGCAACCCCATACTTCTGCGGGACGCATCCCGTCTCACAAAGGCTACCGTTATTATGTAGACCATTTGGTACCACTGGATACGCTGAAGCCTATGGAAACGCGAGAATTAAAAGCCTTTTACGCCGAAAAGCTGAATGCAATGGAACAAGTAATCCAGCATGCATCTGGTATTTTGTCCCATATGACCAATTATACTTCCATCCTGCTTGGGCCGGAGGTTTTTCATACTTCATTGCGTCATTTTCAGCTATTGCCGCTCAACGAAACGACGGCTGTAGCGATTATCGTGACCAATACCGGTCAGGTGGAGAACAAGACGGTGGATATTCCGCCGGGAATTTCGATTTCCGAGATGGAGAAGGTTGTGAACTTGCTGAACAGCAAGCTGGTCGGCGTGCCGATTTATCAGCTGAAATCACGTCTTTACACCGCGTTGGGTCAGGAAATGGAGAAGCACGTGTCCCATTTTGAGGATGCTATGAAGGTGCTGGATAAAGCATTGGATAATGAATCGGATCAGCGCTTGTATTTGAGCGGTGCGACGAACATGCTAAATCAGCCTGAATTTAAGGACGTTGAAAAGGTCAAACATATTCTCGATCTGCTGGAGGAAACACCAACGCTGCTTAAGCTGATGACGCCTGTCGCCGGAGCGCCCGAAATTCAAGTCCGCATCGGTACCGAAAATGACCATGAGGCGTTTGCAAATTGCAGTCTGATCACCGCGACATATGCGGTAGATGGCGAAGCGTTGGGCACAATAGGTATACTGGGTCCAACACGGATGGAGTATGCGAGAGTTATCAATATTTTGGGCATCCTGTCTAAGGATTTGACCGCAATGCTTACGCAGCGGTTTAAATAG
- a CDS encoding N-acetyltransferase, with translation MASVCKDVLCRSAVPEDVEPLYQMISGYAERGIMLPRSREVLMRQLELFIVAEVDGEVVGCGSLCKLGDDLVEIRSLGISEGHKGMGIGSKLVEGLIIEARRQRIPKIMALTYEVSFFIKNGFDVVNKEIFPEKVWTDCINCSKQNNCDEIAVLKMLN, from the coding sequence ATGGCTTCAGTGTGTAAAGATGTATTGTGCAGAAGTGCGGTTCCTGAGGATGTGGAGCCTTTATACCAAATGATTAGCGGCTATGCGGAGCGGGGAATTATGCTCCCACGTTCAAGGGAAGTGCTTATGCGCCAACTGGAGCTGTTTATTGTGGCAGAAGTGGACGGCGAAGTCGTCGGCTGTGGTTCTTTATGCAAACTGGGTGATGATTTGGTAGAGATTCGCTCACTTGGTATTTCTGAAGGACATAAAGGCATGGGCATCGGCTCCAAGCTCGTAGAGGGCCTTATTATAGAAGCACGGCGGCAGCGTATCCCCAAAATTATGGCTTTGACCTACGAGGTCTCCTTTTTTATAAAAAACGGGTTTGATGTGGTAAACAAAGAGATTTTCCCTGAAAAGGTATGGACGGATTGCATTAACTGTAGTAAGCAAAACAATTGTGATGAAATTGCGGTGTTGAAAATGCTGAACTGA
- the hemW gene encoding radical SAM family heme chaperone HemW, with the protein MTASIHKHEHSSAPQAVYLHIPFCTNKCFYCDFNSYVLKDQPVMEYLYALEREMEHTVRLHPPGEIKTIFVGGGTPTTLNPKEMEYFLKSVRTYFPNWSEDIEFSMEANPGTTDFEKLTVMKEGGVNRLSFGVQAFQNELLTGIGRIHNTDDVYRSLENARKVGLDNLSIDLMFGLPNQTVEMLHESVSRALELGLPHYSIYSLKVEENTLFHTLYQKNQLPLPHEDDELEMYLLLMRRMKEAGYEQYEISNFAKPGLGSKHNMTYWRNEDYYGLGAGAHGYVGRERHMNIKGINPYVEATRNGLPRLDSFEVPAAEAMEDFLMVGLRMLEGVSKSRFEAQFGQSLEDTFTAPLGKMLNAGLIEPVEDGYRLSERGILFGNDVFAEFIGSITVNS; encoded by the coding sequence ATGACCGCATCCATACACAAACATGAACATTCATCCGCGCCTCAAGCGGTTTATCTGCATATACCTTTTTGCACGAATAAATGCTTTTACTGTGACTTTAACTCTTACGTGCTTAAGGATCAGCCTGTTATGGAATACCTGTATGCACTGGAACGGGAGATGGAGCATACGGTTCGCCTTCACCCGCCGGGTGAGATTAAAACCATTTTTGTCGGGGGCGGAACACCAACAACGCTGAATCCGAAGGAAATGGAATATTTCCTGAAAAGCGTTCGTACCTACTTCCCCAATTGGTCGGAAGATATTGAGTTTTCCATGGAAGCCAATCCGGGCACAACTGATTTTGAAAAACTCACTGTAATGAAAGAAGGCGGCGTGAACCGGCTCAGCTTCGGCGTACAGGCTTTTCAAAACGAATTGCTTACGGGCATTGGTCGTATTCATAATACAGATGACGTTTATCGTAGTCTGGAAAATGCACGCAAGGTCGGATTGGACAATCTGTCGATTGACCTGATGTTCGGTTTACCGAATCAGACCGTAGAAATGCTGCATGAAAGCGTCAGCCGGGCACTGGAGCTGGGGCTTCCTCATTACTCCATCTATAGCTTGAAGGTTGAAGAGAACACGCTATTCCACACATTGTACCAGAAAAATCAGCTTCCTCTTCCACATGAGGATGACGAACTGGAAATGTATTTGCTCCTGATGCGTCGCATGAAAGAGGCGGGCTATGAGCAGTACGAGATCAGCAATTTTGCGAAACCAGGTTTGGGAAGCAAGCACAATATGACCTACTGGCGGAATGAGGACTATTATGGCCTCGGCGCTGGGGCGCACGGATATGTTGGCAGAGAGCGCCATATGAACATTAAGGGCATTAATCCTTATGTGGAGGCTACCCGTAACGGACTGCCGCGTCTGGATAGCTTTGAGGTGCCAGCGGCCGAAGCGATGGAGGATTTTCTCATGGTCGGTTTGAGAATGCTGGAAGGTGTCTCGAAGTCCCGCTTTGAGGCTCAATTCGGTCAGTCACTCGAGGATACGTTTACGGCTCCACTCGGAAAAATGCTGAATGCGGGATTGATCGAACCGGTCGAGGACGGTTATCGTTTGAGCGAACGTGGTATTTTGTTCGGAAATGATGTATTTGCGGAGTTCATCGGTTCCATTACAGTAAATTCATAA
- the lepA gene encoding translation elongation factor 4, with the protein MTDILARQRKIRNFSIIAHIDHGKSTLADRILEYTGALTSREMQEQVLDQMDLERERGITIKLQAVRLTYKADDGEEYILNLIDTPGHVDFTYEVSRSLAACEGALLVVDAAQGIEAQTLANVYLALDNNLEILPVLNKIDLPSADPERVKQEIEDVIGLDTSETVHASAKAGIGIKEILEQVVRSVPAPQGNPNNPLKALIFDSHYDPYKGVIVYVRVVDGSIKAGSKIKMMATDKTFEVIEVGAFMPRMSIVDELNIGDVGFIVAGIKHVGDTRVGDTVTDAKNSTPEPMPGYRKINPMVYCGLYPIETSEYNDLREALEKLQLNDASLSFEPETSSALGFGFRCGFLGLLHMDVIQERIEREFNIPLITTAPSVIYRIKLTNGETIQIDNPSNYPEIGRIDHVEEPYVRAGIIVPNDYVGTVMELCQTKRGEYVNMEYLDTTRVTITYQIPLSEIVYDFFDQLKSSTKGYASFDYEISGYRQSNLVKMDILLNGEQVDALSFIVHRDRAYHRGRIICEKLRELIPRQMFEVPIQASVGTKVVARETVKAMRKNVLAKCYGGDISRKRKLLEKQKEGKKRMKQVGNVEVPQEAFMAVLKIDE; encoded by the coding sequence ATGACTGACATTTTGGCAAGACAACGTAAAATTCGGAACTTTAGTATCATTGCACATATAGACCACGGTAAATCCACGCTGGCTGACCGGATTTTGGAATACACCGGTGCACTCACATCCCGTGAAATGCAGGAGCAAGTGCTTGATCAGATGGATCTGGAACGGGAGCGCGGGATTACAATCAAGCTCCAGGCAGTGCGACTCACTTATAAGGCCGATGACGGCGAAGAGTACATTTTGAATCTGATTGATACACCGGGACACGTTGATTTTACGTATGAGGTTTCCCGCAGTTTGGCGGCCTGCGAAGGTGCCCTGCTGGTTGTAGATGCTGCACAGGGTATTGAAGCGCAGACATTGGCTAACGTATATTTGGCGTTGGACAACAATTTGGAGATTCTGCCGGTGCTTAACAAAATTGATTTGCCAAGTGCCGATCCTGAACGGGTGAAGCAGGAAATCGAGGATGTTATCGGCTTGGATACGAGCGAGACTGTGCACGCATCGGCCAAAGCTGGAATCGGTATCAAGGAAATTTTGGAACAGGTGGTCAGAAGCGTACCTGCTCCGCAAGGGAATCCGAATAATCCGCTGAAGGCGCTTATTTTCGATTCGCATTATGATCCATATAAAGGCGTTATCGTATACGTCCGTGTCGTGGATGGCAGCATCAAGGCAGGTTCCAAAATTAAAATGATGGCGACCGATAAAACGTTTGAGGTTATCGAGGTAGGAGCCTTCATGCCACGTATGAGCATCGTGGACGAGCTGAATATCGGTGATGTTGGTTTTATCGTTGCCGGTATCAAGCATGTGGGTGATACGCGTGTCGGGGATACGGTGACGGATGCCAAAAATTCAACGCCAGAACCGATGCCAGGCTATCGGAAAATTAATCCGATGGTATATTGCGGACTGTATCCGATCGAAACTTCCGAGTATAACGATCTGCGCGAGGCACTCGAAAAGCTACAACTGAATGATGCTTCGCTCAGCTTTGAGCCGGAAACATCAAGCGCGTTGGGCTTCGGGTTCCGTTGCGGGTTCCTTGGTCTGCTTCATATGGACGTTATTCAGGAACGGATTGAACGCGAATTTAACATCCCGCTGATTACGACAGCGCCGAGCGTTATTTACCGCATTAAGCTGACGAATGGCGAAACGATCCAGATCGATAACCCGTCAAATTACCCGGAAATCGGACGAATTGATCATGTGGAGGAGCCATACGTAAGAGCAGGCATTATCGTGCCTAATGATTACGTAGGTACGGTTATGGAGCTTTGCCAGACCAAGCGCGGCGAGTATGTGAATATGGAGTATCTGGATACGACACGGGTAACGATTACGTACCAGATTCCGCTGTCCGAAATCGTGTACGATTTCTTTGACCAGCTTAAATCCAGCACCAAGGGCTACGCCTCCTTCGACTACGAGATTTCAGGCTATCGCCAGTCCAACCTGGTAAAAATGGATATTCTGTTGAATGGCGAACAGGTCGATGCGTTGTCGTTCATCGTTCACAGAGATCGAGCTTACCATCGCGGACGTATCATTTGCGAGAAGCTGCGTGAGCTGATCCCACGCCAAATGTTCGAGGTGCCAATCCAGGCATCTGTCGGAACGAAGGTTGTAGCGCGTGAAACCGTTAAGGCTATGCGTAAAAACGTCTTGGCCAAATGCTACGGCGGCGATATTTCCCGTAAACGGAAGCTGCTTGAAAAGCAAAAAGAGGGCAAGAAGCGGATGAAGCAAGTGGGTAACGTAGAAGTACCACAGGAAGCATTTATGGCGGTACTGAAAATAGATGAGTAA